The segment CGCCAGAACAGTCGGAAAGCCTCATCGAAAACTGCGAGATCCTCATGCCGTTTGACGAAGACGGAAGACAATGCCGCGTGGAACTCTTCGCGCGAGCCGATGCCTATGGTCTCGACGGCTTCGATTGCGTCGGCGATGGCCGCCGGCCCGATCTTTAGGCCGGCCTTACGCAAAGCGCGGGCAAAGAAGACGATGTTGTCCGCCAGACGCCCATCACCAGACGGTGACGGCGGTGCTGTAATGCCGTCCTGCATTGCCGGTTCCATCGCCTCATCCTGTCGCCAGCAGTTCGGATTTGACCTCGTCCAGCACCCGTTTGCCCTCGCCGCCCTTGATGCGGGCGATATCGTCCTGGTATTTCAGCAGGGTGCCGAGCGTATCGGAAATCGTTTCGGGATCGAGCGCCAGCCGATCGAGTTCGGTCAGCGCCGTCGCCCAGTCGATGGTTTCGGCGACGCCGGGATTTTTGAAGAGGTCGAGTGTGCGCAGCTTCTGCACATAGGCGACGATCTGGCGCGACAGCGCCTCGTTGCAGCCGGGCACCTTGCGGCGGATGATATCGAGCTCTTGCTCCGCCTCGGGGTAGTCGACCCAATGGTAGAGGCAGCGCCGCTTCAGAGCATCGTGCACCTCGCGGGTGCGGTTGGTGGTGATGATGACGATGGGGGGCTCGGCGGCGCGGATGGTTCCGAGTTCGGGGACGGTCACCTGGAAATCCGAGAGCACTTCGAGGAGAAAAGCTTCGAACGCTTCATCGGTGCGGTCCAGTTCGTCGATCAGGAATACCGGCGCGCGGCCGCCTGTGTTCGACAAAGCCTGCAGCACGGGCCGGCGGATGAGATAGCGTTCGGAAAAGATATCGGCCTCTATGCGGTCCCGATCGGTAAGTCCCGACGCCTCGGCAAGGCGGATTTCCAGCATTTGTGCCGGATAGTTCCATTCATAAACGGCGGAGGAAACGTCGAGGCCTTCATAACATTGCAAGCGGATCAGCGGCCGGTCGAGCGCCTTCGACAGAACCTTGGCGATCTCGGTCTTGCCGACACCGGCCTCGCCCTCGAGAAAGAGCGGCCGTTTCATTTTCAGCGCCAGAAACAATACCGTACCGAGGGCACGCCCCGCGAGATAATCGTGGGCACCGAGCAAGGCTATTGTTTCGTCGATCGAACTCGGCAGCGAAAGTGCGTGATGACGATCAGGCATGGTCTCTCCCATTACTGCGCCGCGCGTCCCATCGAACGCGCTAAGGACGCAGTAACGCTTCAAATCGGCGCATAATCCTTCCTTTAGATCGATTCCGATCTAAAGGGTTGTGCTCTAGCGAGGTTATAGCGTGTGATAGTCCCGGTTCATATAGAGCAGCGCCGGCATTGTTTCATCGAAATGCACGGCTACGACTTCGCCGAAGATAATGTTATGCGTGGAAGCGCGCTTGATTTCGGTGACGCGGCAATCGAAGGCGGCCAGCGCGTCGGCTAGCACCGGGGCGCCGGTCACCAGCGTATCGAACTTGCCCATGGCGAAACGCTCGTCATTGGTCAAATTCGTCTTGCCGGAAAAAGCGTCGGCGAGCGCCTGATGATGGGCGCCCAGTGCGTTCAGGGCAAAGATGCCGCTTTTGAAGAAGATGTCGTTCTTGGCGTTGTTATTGTTAAGGCAGATCAGGATCGTGGCGGGATTGTCCGAGACCGAGCAGGCGGCCGTGATCGTTACCCCGCGCCGTTCATTGCCAAGCGCCGTGGTCACTAGCTGCACATGCCCCGCATAGCGGCTCATGGCGTCGCGATAGAGCACCGGATCCATACGCTGCTTGTCCAGCACGATTGCTTCCCTCGTTTTCGTCATTTCTCGTTTTCACCTAATATGGCGGGCAGACGTTAGCTTTTCTACAATAGGATTATTGAAATCAGAGAGATTTCGTTGCTTTTTCTTTGACGGCGACCTTCTGGCGGATAAAAGGGCATGAGAATTGTCCAGGATACCATGTCGATGAACGTTCTGCGCCGCACACCGCTTC is part of the Rhizobium sp. CB3090 genome and harbors:
- a CDS encoding MoxR family ATPase, whose amino-acid sequence is MPDRHHALSLPSSIDETIALLGAHDYLAGRALGTVLFLALKMKRPLFLEGEAGVGKTEIAKVLSKALDRPLIRLQCYEGLDVSSAVYEWNYPAQMLEIRLAEASGLTDRDRIEADIFSERYLIRRPVLQALSNTGGRAPVFLIDELDRTDEAFEAFLLEVLSDFQVTVPELGTIRAAEPPIVIITTNRTREVHDALKRRCLYHWVDYPEAEQELDIIRRKVPGCNEALSRQIVAYVQKLRTLDLFKNPGVAETIDWATALTELDRLALDPETISDTLGTLLKYQDDIARIKGGEGKRVLDEVKSELLATG
- a CDS encoding flavin reductase — protein: MTKTREAIVLDKQRMDPVLYRDAMSRYAGHVQLVTTALGNERRGVTITAACSVSDNPATILICLNNNNAKNDIFFKSGIFALNALGAHHQALADAFSGKTNLTNDERFAMGKFDTLVTGAPVLADALAAFDCRVTEIKRASTHNIIFGEVVAVHFDETMPALLYMNRDYHTL